From a single Pyxidicoccus xibeiensis genomic region:
- the hutU gene encoding urocanate hydratase, whose protein sequence is MSRVIRAPRGSTLSCKGWVQEAALRMLMNNLDPDVAEAPQDLVVYGGTGKAARDWPSFDRIVSSLQSLSDEETLLVQSGKPVGIMRTHPDAPRVLIANSNLVGHWANWEHFNELEKKGLMMYGQMTAGSWIYIGTQGILQGTYETFAAAGRFHFGSEDLAGRLILTGGLGGMGGAQPLAATMNNAVLLGVEIDPARARRRVETRYLDVVAKDLDEALALAKDAQQKRVGRSIAIIGNAASVFRELYRRGIKPDLVTDQTSAHDPLNGYIPTDLSLEAAAELRRRDPEAYVRRARESMIMHVEAMNDFQRAGSHVFDYGNNLRGQAKLGGMANAFEFPGFVPAYIRPLFCEGMGPFRWVALSGDPEDIRRTDKVVSELFPQKASLQRWLGMAGDRIAFQGLPARICWLGYGERAKAGLAFNELVRKGEVKAPIVIGRDHLDCGSVASPNRETEAMKDGTDAVADWPILNALVNAVNGASWVSFHHGGGVGMGYSLHAGQVIVADGTPEAARRIERVLTSDPGMGVLRHADAGYDEAIDVAKQRGVKIPGITV, encoded by the coding sequence ATGTCCCGCGTCATCCGTGCCCCCCGTGGTTCCACCCTCTCGTGCAAGGGTTGGGTCCAGGAGGCCGCGCTCCGGATGTTGATGAACAACCTCGACCCGGACGTGGCCGAGGCCCCCCAGGACCTCGTCGTCTACGGCGGCACCGGCAAGGCCGCCCGCGACTGGCCGTCCTTCGACCGGATTGTCTCCAGCCTCCAGAGCCTCAGCGACGAGGAGACGCTGCTCGTCCAGTCCGGCAAGCCCGTGGGCATCATGCGCACGCACCCGGACGCGCCCCGCGTGCTCATCGCCAACTCCAACCTCGTGGGCCACTGGGCCAACTGGGAGCACTTCAACGAGCTGGAGAAGAAGGGCCTGATGATGTACGGCCAGATGACCGCGGGCTCGTGGATCTACATCGGCACGCAGGGCATCCTCCAGGGCACCTACGAGACGTTCGCCGCCGCCGGCCGCTTCCACTTCGGCAGCGAGGACCTGGCCGGCCGCCTCATCCTCACCGGCGGCCTGGGTGGCATGGGCGGCGCGCAGCCGCTGGCCGCCACCATGAACAACGCCGTCCTCCTCGGCGTGGAGATAGACCCCGCCCGCGCCCGCCGCCGCGTGGAGACGCGCTACCTGGACGTCGTGGCCAAGGACCTGGACGAGGCGCTCGCGCTGGCGAAGGACGCCCAGCAGAAGCGCGTGGGCCGCTCCATCGCCATCATCGGCAACGCGGCCTCGGTGTTCCGCGAGCTGTACCGCCGGGGCATCAAGCCGGACCTCGTCACGGACCAGACGAGCGCGCATGACCCGCTCAACGGCTACATCCCCACGGACCTGTCGCTGGAGGCCGCCGCCGAGCTGCGCCGCAGGGACCCGGAGGCGTACGTGCGCCGCGCGCGCGAGTCGATGATCATGCACGTGGAGGCGATGAACGACTTCCAGCGCGCCGGCAGCCACGTGTTCGACTACGGCAACAACCTGCGCGGCCAGGCGAAGCTCGGCGGCATGGCGAACGCCTTCGAGTTCCCCGGCTTCGTCCCCGCGTACATCCGCCCGCTCTTCTGCGAGGGCATGGGCCCGTTCCGCTGGGTGGCCCTCTCCGGAGACCCGGAGGACATCCGCCGCACGGACAAGGTCGTGAGCGAGCTGTTCCCGCAGAAGGCGTCGCTCCAGCGCTGGCTGGGCATGGCGGGAGACCGCATCGCCTTCCAGGGCCTGCCGGCGCGCATCTGCTGGCTGGGCTACGGCGAGCGCGCGAAGGCGGGCCTCGCCTTCAACGAGCTGGTGCGCAAGGGCGAGGTGAAGGCGCCCATCGTCATCGGCCGCGACCACCTGGACTGCGGCTCGGTGGCGTCGCCCAACCGCGAGACGGAGGCGATGAAGGACGGCACGGACGCGGTGGCGGACTGGCCCATCCTCAACGCGCTGGTGAACGCGGTGAACGGCGCCTCGTGGGTGTCCTTCCACCACGGCGGCGGCGTGGGCATGGGCTACTCGCTGCACGCCGGCCAGGTCATCGTCGCGGACGGCACGCCCGAGGCCGCGCGCCGGATTGAGCGCGTGCTCACCAGCGACCCGGGCATGGGCGTGCTGCGCCACGCGGACGCGGGCTACGACGAGGCCATCGACGTGGCGAAGCAGCGCGGCGTGAAGATTCCCGGCATCACCGTGTGA
- a CDS encoding BON domain-containing protein codes for MSGRRDDDRQRRSGNEELRRGERADYQAGRRGEYGRDWDEHGYERGPERRAWGGRDERGADENLRRNDGREAPNHGRGEDRDLGRMEWGDDRDYQYQSRNFDRDRDSSSLDGDRDSRDYERDRDFGRAARDLDRAREPGRDFDRDRELDRRARDFDPERIARRPGYSPSGSFRAFQDEPGAERERSRRYGDRTRPTSLDVDTDRWGSGQYGLGAGAGREPGGGGDMERYGGDVGRSGRERGRYGTGTRGPSGQDPRRPVGRDFSISERGVRGGTGRVPEEDTRYGGTQPGGHGPGVENMAPPAVGYSTSPSRRDDHEMGHGGYMGGASRSATPGRAQTPAGRGPKSYQRGDDRIRADLCDRLMQGWMDAGDVDVKVNDGEVTLSGTVRSRDEKRAIEDLAEEVLGVKEVINNIRINRAEGVLRHQASQEPVQRPGADTGDERGLHS; via the coding sequence ATGAGTGGCAGGCGCGACGACGACCGCCAGCGGCGGTCCGGCAACGAGGAGCTGCGCAGGGGGGAACGGGCGGACTACCAGGCGGGACGGCGCGGGGAATACGGCCGGGACTGGGACGAACACGGCTACGAGCGCGGCCCCGAGCGGCGGGCGTGGGGTGGCCGCGACGAGCGGGGCGCGGACGAGAACCTGCGCCGCAACGACGGCCGCGAGGCCCCCAACCACGGGCGCGGAGAGGACCGGGACCTGGGACGCATGGAGTGGGGCGACGACCGGGACTACCAGTACCAGTCGCGAAACTTCGACCGGGACCGTGACTCCAGCAGCCTCGACGGGGACCGGGACTCGCGTGACTACGAGCGGGACCGGGACTTCGGCCGCGCGGCAAGGGACCTGGACCGTGCGAGGGAGCCGGGCCGGGACTTCGACCGCGACCGGGAGCTGGACCGCCGTGCCCGGGACTTCGACCCGGAGCGCATCGCACGCCGCCCTGGCTACAGCCCGAGTGGCTCCTTCCGTGCCTTCCAGGACGAGCCAGGCGCGGAGCGCGAGCGCTCCAGGCGCTACGGGGACCGCACCCGTCCCACGAGCCTCGACGTCGACACGGACCGCTGGGGCTCCGGCCAGTACGGGCTCGGCGCGGGCGCGGGCCGCGAGCCGGGCGGTGGGGGTGACATGGAGCGCTACGGCGGCGACGTGGGCCGGAGCGGGCGGGAGCGCGGACGTTACGGCACCGGCACGCGAGGCCCCAGCGGGCAGGACCCGCGGCGCCCCGTGGGCCGCGACTTCAGCATCAGCGAGCGGGGCGTGCGCGGAGGCACCGGCCGGGTGCCCGAGGAGGACACGCGCTACGGCGGCACGCAGCCCGGAGGCCATGGCCCGGGCGTGGAGAACATGGCGCCGCCCGCGGTGGGCTACAGCACCAGCCCCTCGCGCCGGGACGACCATGAGATGGGGCACGGCGGCTACATGGGCGGCGCCTCCCGCTCCGCCACCCCGGGCAGGGCCCAGACGCCCGCGGGGCGCGGCCCGAAGAGCTACCAGCGCGGGGATGACCGCATCCGCGCGGACCTCTGCGACCGGCTGATGCAGGGGTGGATGGACGCCGGGGACGTGGACGTCAAGGTGAACGACGGCGAGGTCACCCTGTCCGGCACGGTGCGCAGCCGCGACGAGAAGCGCGCCATCGAGGACCTGGCGGAGGAGGTGCTCGGGGTGAAGGAGGTCATCAACAACATCCGCATCAACCGCGCGGAGGGCGTGCTGCGTCATCAGGCCTCCCAGGAGCCCGTGCAGCGGCCCGGCGCCGACACGGGCGACGAGCGCGGGCTGCACTCGTAA